A portion of the Mesobacillus sp. AQ2 genome contains these proteins:
- the dgoD gene encoding galactonate dehydratase, which yields MKITKLSLYKVPPRWLFLKIETDEGISGWGEPVVEGRAETVKAAVTELSDYIIGRNPNDIEDIWQTLYRGGFYRGGPILMSAISGIEQALWDIKGRYYKIPVYEMLGGKARQKIKVYSWIGGDRPADVAAAAKEKQEQGFQAIKMNASEEMNYIDSFSKIDSVIERVASIREALGKDFGIGIDFHGRIHKTMAKSLVKELEPYRPMFIEEPVLPENNEALREIALHTSCPIATGERMYTRWGFKQLLQDGYVDIIQPDLSHTGGILEGKKIAAMAEAYDVSIAPHCPLGPMTLASSVHLDASTPNFIIQEQSLGIHYNQGMDILDYINNPEVFAYKDGYVSIPDQPGLGIEINEEKVKQAAEVGHDWKNPIWRHADGSIAEW from the coding sequence ATGAAAATCACGAAACTTTCATTGTATAAAGTTCCGCCTCGCTGGCTGTTTTTAAAGATTGAAACAGATGAAGGCATATCCGGCTGGGGAGAGCCGGTTGTTGAAGGGCGTGCAGAAACAGTAAAGGCAGCAGTCACTGAACTGTCAGATTACATCATAGGCCGTAATCCCAATGACATTGAGGACATCTGGCAAACACTGTACCGCGGCGGATTTTACCGGGGCGGTCCGATTCTGATGAGTGCCATCTCCGGCATTGAACAGGCCCTCTGGGATATAAAAGGCAGGTATTATAAAATACCAGTCTATGAAATGCTTGGCGGCAAGGCTCGCCAAAAAATCAAAGTATATTCCTGGATTGGAGGAGACCGTCCGGCTGATGTCGCTGCTGCAGCAAAAGAAAAGCAGGAACAGGGCTTTCAGGCAATTAAAATGAACGCCTCCGAAGAAATGAACTACATAGACAGCTTTTCAAAAATTGACTCGGTAATTGAGCGGGTTGCATCGATTCGCGAAGCACTCGGCAAGGATTTTGGCATCGGAATAGACTTTCATGGCAGGATTCATAAAACCATGGCCAAATCCCTTGTGAAGGAGCTTGAACCTTACCGCCCGATGTTTATTGAAGAGCCGGTGCTACCGGAGAACAATGAGGCGCTGCGGGAAATCGCGCTCCACACATCCTGCCCGATTGCAACCGGGGAAAGAATGTACACGCGCTGGGGTTTTAAGCAGCTTCTGCAGGACGGATATGTAGATATTATCCAGCCTGATCTGTCACACACAGGCGGTATTCTCGAAGGCAAGAAAATTGCTGCGATGGCTGAAGCATATGATGTTTCCATTGCACCGCATTGTCCCCTTGGGCCGATGACGCTTGCTTCATCAGTTCATCTGGATGCTTCTACCCCTAATTTCATCATCCAGGAACAAAGCCTGGGGATTCATTATAATCAGGGCATGGATATTCTCGATTATATCAATAACCCAGAAGTATTTGCCTATAAAGATGGCTATGTGAGCATTCCTGACCAGCCGGGCCTGGGTATTGAGATTAATGAAGAAAAAGTGAAACAGGCAGCGGAAGTCGGACATGATTGGAAAAACCCTATTTGGCGCCATGCAGACGGCAGTATTGCCGAATGGTAA
- the gucD gene encoding alpha-ketoglutaric semialdehyde dehydrogenase GucD: MKTTIETKTYSNFINNEWKESASGNVIESINPATKEAVGYVQKSTQEELDQAVEAAFNAKKAWRKLGQAARGQLLFQTANILESRLDEIAKSMTSEMGKTLPEAKGETARGIAILRYYAGEGMRKDGDVIPSTDKDALMFTKRAPLGVVGVITPWNFPVAIPIWKIAPALVYGNTVVFKPASEAAVTAAKVVECFAEAGFPEGVLNFVTGSGSVIGQGLIEHPKLNAITFTGSESVGQSVAKAAAARGIKFQLEMGGKNPVIVTKNANLDQAVEAVISGGFRSSGQKCTASSRVIVESEVYNEFKQKLVEASEKITVGNGLEEGIWMGPCASESQFNTFNKYIEIGKNEGARLVHGGEVLTGGEYDKGFFVKPAIFEEVTTDMAIAQEEIFGPVIALIRAVDLEEAIDLANNTKYGLSASIFTSDITSILEFIDEIEAGLVRINAESAGVELQAPFGGMKSSSTGSREQGEAAKEFYTAIKTVFIKGS; encoded by the coding sequence ATGAAAACTACCATTGAAACAAAAACATACAGCAACTTTATTAATAATGAATGGAAAGAATCTGCATCCGGAAATGTCATTGAAAGCATTAACCCGGCTACAAAGGAAGCAGTTGGCTATGTGCAAAAGTCCACTCAAGAAGAGCTGGATCAGGCTGTAGAGGCAGCATTCAATGCGAAGAAAGCATGGCGCAAGCTTGGCCAGGCAGCGAGAGGCCAGCTATTATTCCAAACAGCAAACATCCTTGAATCAAGGCTTGATGAAATTGCTAAAAGCATGACAAGCGAAATGGGAAAGACCCTTCCTGAAGCAAAAGGAGAAACAGCCAGAGGCATTGCGATCCTCCGCTATTATGCAGGTGAAGGTATGCGCAAAGATGGCGATGTCATTCCATCAACAGATAAAGATGCCCTAATGTTTACAAAGCGAGCTCCCCTTGGAGTTGTTGGTGTCATTACTCCATGGAATTTCCCGGTTGCGATTCCAATCTGGAAAATCGCTCCTGCTCTTGTGTACGGAAATACAGTTGTATTCAAGCCTGCCAGTGAAGCGGCTGTCACAGCTGCAAAAGTGGTTGAATGCTTTGCAGAAGCTGGTTTCCCTGAAGGAGTATTGAACTTTGTTACGGGATCTGGTTCTGTTATCGGCCAGGGGTTGATCGAACATCCCAAATTGAATGCGATTACCTTTACCGGATCAGAAAGTGTTGGTCAAAGTGTAGCGAAAGCAGCTGCAGCTCGCGGCATCAAGTTCCAGCTTGAAATGGGCGGGAAAAACCCGGTTATCGTTACGAAAAATGCCAATCTTGATCAGGCTGTTGAAGCGGTCATCAGCGGCGGATTTCGATCCTCAGGTCAAAAATGCACGGCTTCAAGCCGCGTAATCGTAGAATCCGAAGTCTATAACGAGTTTAAGCAAAAGCTGGTTGAAGCTTCCGAAAAAATCACAGTCGGCAACGGGCTTGAGGAAGGCATCTGGATGGGACCTTGTGCAAGCGAAAGCCAATTCAACACATTCAACAAGTATATTGAAATTGGTAAAAACGAAGGAGCCAGACTGGTTCATGGCGGCGAAGTTCTGACAGGCGGGGAATATGATAAGGGCTTCTTCGTAAAACCGGCAATTTTTGAAGAAGTGACAACTGACATGGCGATTGCCCAGGAAGAGATTTTTGGGCCGGTCATTGCGCTGATCAGAGCAGTTGATCTGGAAGAAGCGATTGACCTGGCAAACAATACAAAATATGGATTGAGCGCATCCATCTTTACATCAGATATCACATCGATTCTGGAGTTCATCGATGAAATTGAAGCAGGCCTTGTCCGAATTAATGCAGAAAGCGCTGGAGTGGAACTTCAGGCCCCATTCGGCGGCATGAAATCATCCAGCACAGGATCTCGCGAACAGGGAGAAGCAGCGAAGGAGTTTTATACAGCTATTAAAACGGTTTTCATCAAGGGCTCCTAA
- a CDS encoding UxaA family hydrolase, producing the protein MSTIWKVKEEEVTRLFNEKLQFWGYRRPDGRVGVRNHVLILPTITCATQTAQRVTELVSGTVTFIHQHGCAQVGTDYDQTARTYAGMGMNPNVFGVIVLGLGCETHQAHRIGDEIAKCGKPVQTVSIQEHGGTLQTIAEVAKIAVKMVQDASMVQRELCDFSELIVGTECGGSDACSGLSANPAVGRTSDMLVEQGGTAILAETTELIGAEHLLANRAANDSVAKKAYAVIKMMENRSIQMGVDIRTGNPSPGNIEGGLSSLEEKSLGAATKSGTSRLEEVIDYAQRPTKKGLVWMDTPGHDIEQLTGMVAGGAQIVLFTSGRGTPTGSPIAPVIKISTNTPMFERMNENMDLDAGTIVHGKETVGEVGGRIMKEIQAVANGKLTKAEILKQHDFGIWRIGPTF; encoded by the coding sequence ATGTCCACAATCTGGAAGGTAAAAGAGGAAGAGGTGACAAGGTTGTTTAACGAAAAACTTCAATTTTGGGGTTATCGCCGTCCCGATGGGCGTGTAGGGGTTAGAAATCATGTGCTTATCCTGCCAACGATTACTTGTGCTACTCAAACTGCCCAGCGGGTGACAGAGCTGGTCAGCGGAACCGTTACTTTTATTCACCAGCATGGATGTGCTCAGGTCGGCACGGATTATGACCAGACAGCCAGAACCTATGCAGGAATGGGGATGAACCCAAATGTTTTCGGTGTGATTGTCCTGGGCCTTGGCTGTGAAACTCATCAGGCGCACCGAATCGGCGATGAAATTGCCAAATGCGGCAAGCCTGTGCAAACAGTTTCCATCCAGGAACATGGCGGAACGCTTCAAACTATAGCCGAGGTGGCAAAAATAGCTGTGAAAATGGTTCAGGATGCTTCCATGGTCCAGCGTGAACTATGTGATTTCAGCGAATTAATCGTAGGTACAGAATGCGGCGGTTCTGATGCATGTTCCGGCCTTTCGGCAAACCCTGCCGTTGGCCGCACAAGTGACATGCTTGTTGAACAGGGAGGAACCGCCATTCTAGCCGAGACAACAGAATTAATTGGCGCGGAACACTTGCTAGCCAACCGTGCTGCTAATGACTCAGTCGCCAAAAAAGCATATGCCGTCATCAAAATGATGGAAAACAGGTCAATCCAAATGGGAGTTGACATCCGTACCGGGAATCCAAGTCCGGGCAATATTGAAGGCGGCCTGAGCTCACTCGAAGAAAAGTCGCTTGGGGCAGCAACAAAGTCGGGTACATCTCGGTTGGAAGAAGTAATTGATTATGCACAGAGACCGACCAAAAAAGGGTTGGTTTGGATGGATACGCCGGGACATGATATTGAGCAGCTGACTGGCATGGTCGCTGGCGGAGCGCAGATCGTCCTTTTCACCAGCGGGCGTGGAACTCCTACTGGATCGCCAATTGCCCCTGTTATTAAAATCTCAACAAATACCCCAATGTTCGAACGCATGAACGAAAACATGGACTTAGATGCAGGAACCATCGTTCACGGGAAAGAAACCGTCGGGGAAGTCGGCGGTCGTATCATGAAGGAAATCCAGGCAGTAGCTAATGGCAAACTGACAAAAGCTGAAATATTGAAACAGCATGACTTTGGAATTTGGCGTATTGGTCCGACATTCTAA